The following are from one region of the Corylus avellana chromosome ca1, CavTom2PMs-1.0 genome:
- the LOC132190634 gene encoding uncharacterized protein LOC132190634: protein MARWDEILSLPVQNPPTLEFSSSDVVWSKVEGWRDKTNRVVLIPFARVDDFVRGESANKDCPTRFHVEARRRRPPEMAYKPKVDGILEYILYWCSFGPDDHRKGGIVRPSRTTYVPKKKNAGRPNTKRGCTCHFIVKRLIAEPSVALIIYDDDKHVDKKGMPCHGPQDKKAAGTRAMFAPYISEDLRLRVLSLLYVGVSVETIMQRHNESVEKQGGPCNRDDLLTHRYVRRQERSIRRSTYELDADDAVSISMWVESHQDHVFFYEDFSDSGPFTLGIQTEWQLQQMIRFGNRSLLASDSRFGANKLKHPVHSLVVFNSDNKAIPVAWIIAPRFASSDVHRWMRALYNRVRTKDPTWKLAGFIVDDPLADVLTIRDVFECSVLICFWRVRHIWHKNLVKKCLATEMLVEISRRLGQAVDKICQGQGTVGLFEDLLDDFIDESDFMDYFKAIWYPRMGAWITALKSLPLASQETCAAMEFYHNQLKLRLLNEKDPGVYQRADWLVDKLGTKVHSYFWLDEYSGKDDFSRYWRDEWVSGLTSWRKALKIPDSDVVIEGRCAKVADQLNQDKAYVVWNPGSQFGICNCSWAEMGNLCEHMLKVISICRKRGSTMPSISLFQYRKALFDMLHCPPHDSLIRDHAVSLAVCVQKQLNALVDLDSSQTTLDTIQKHTVDNIEQESVEMVSANQDRELVNESNCMDEDVSSHDENCEDANDAPDSIRGDVDGEMIDPCAEMDVEPSSICISPPGLYSVDEVVASNVFSEDGGRVLTEPPPNDALSDGNRFQDDILNKDCHESMMDVESQSIDVPPSTREFREQCTVTHQNGLSVNDVGPTVSSTPDTDPKTSPSISLPVGSQVVDMVETSGFIKENEGIELESIHDHIADDSDVSHDAKAVGSMMAEHTEL from the exons ATGGCGAGATGGGATGAGATTCTGTCCCTTCCTGTACAGAATCCTCCGACTTTGGAGTTTTCTTCTTCTGACGTTGTGTGGTCAAAGGTGGAAGGTTGGCGTGACAAAACTAATAGAGTTGTTCTAATCCCCTTTGCTAGAGTAGATGATTTTGTACGGGGTGAATCAGCAAATAAAGACTGTCCAACGAGATTTCATGTTGAGGCAAGGAGGCGACGGCCTCCAGAGATGGCTTACAAGCCAAAAGTTGATGGCATTCTTGAATATATTCT GTATTGGTGTTCCTTTGGTCCTGATGACCACAGGAAGGGTGGCATTGTACGACCCAGTAGGACTACTTATGTCCCAAAGAAGAAAAACGCTGGCCGACCAAATACTAAGAGAGGGTGCACTTGCCACTTTATTGTGAAACGCTTAATTGCTGAACCATCAGTAGCGCTCATCATATATGATGACGATAAGCATGTAGATAAGAAGGGGATGCCATGCCATGGTCCACAGGATAAGAAGGCTGCTGGAACGCGTGCTATGTTTGCCCCATATATCTCAGAGGACCTCCGTTTGCGTGTCTTATCTCTACTATATGTTGGGGTTTCTGTGGAGACCATAATGCAAAGACACAATGAATCAGTAGAGAAACAGGGTGGCCCATGCAACCGTGATGACCTTTTAACCCATCGGTATGTTCGTAGACAGGAAAGGAGCATCCGACGTTCTACGTATGAACTGGATGCAGATGATGCAGTCAGCATCAGCATGTGGGTTGAAAGCCACCAGGATcatgttttcttttatgaagatttCTCTGATTCCGGACCTTTCACTTTGGGCATTCAAACAGAGTGGCAGTTACAACAAATGATTCGATTTGGCAACCGCAGCCTTCTGGCTTCTGATTCAAGGTTTGGagcaaacaaattaaag CATCCCGTTCACAGTCTTGTTGTATTCAACTCAGACAACAAGGCTATCCCTGTAGCTTGGATAATAGCACCAAGATTTGCTAGTTCAGACGTGCATAGATGGATGAGGGCTCTTTACAACAGAGTTCGCACAAAAGATCCTACTTGGAAGTTGGCTGGGTTCATTGTGGATGATCCGCTAGCTGATGTCCTTACAATCAG GGATGTGTTTGAGTGCTCAGTGTTGATATGCTTTTGGCGGGTCCGTCATATATGGCATAAAAACTtagtaaaaaaatgtttggcAACTGAGATGCTAGTGGAGATTTCAAGACGGCTTGGGCAGGCAGTGGATAAAATCTGCCAAGGACAAGGAACCGTTGGCTTGTTTGAGGATCTATTGGATGATTTTATCGATGAGTCAGATTTTATGGATTACTTTAAAGCAATATGGTATCCGAGAATGG GAGCATGGATTACGGCGCTAAAATCTCTTCCACTTGCCAGCCAGGAGACATGTGCCGCAATGGAGTTTTACCACAACCAACTAAAGCTCAGGTTGTTGAATGAAAAGGACCCTGGTGTTTATCAACGCGCCGATTGGTTGGTTGATAAGTTGGGTACAAAAGTGCATTCTTACTTCTGGCTTGATGAGTACTCAGGGAAGGATGATTTTTCACGATATTGGAGAGATGAGTGGGTGAGTGGTTTAACATCTTGGCGCAAAGCATTAAAGATTCCAGATTCTGATGTTGTCATAGAAGGTAGATGTGCAAAAGTTGCTGACCAGCTTAATCAAGATAAAGCTTATGTTGTCTGGAATCCTGGTTCGCAGTTTGGTATTTGCAATTGCAGTTGGGCAGAAATGGGCAATTTGTGTGAGCATATGTTAAAAGTTATTAGCATATGCCGTAAACGAGGATCTACTATGCCATCTATCAGCTTATTTCAGTACCGCAAGGCATTGTTTGACATGCTACACTGCCCTCCCCATGATTCTTTGATTCGTGATCATGCTGTTTCTTTAGCAGTTTGTGTACAGAAGCAGTTAAACGCACTGGTTGATTTAGATAGCAGCCAGACTACTTTAGATACCATTCAGAAACATACTGTAGATAACATTGAGCAGGAATCTGTTGAGATGGTTTCTGCTAATCAGGATAGAGAATTAGTAAATGAGAGTAACTGTATGGATGAGGATGTATCATCGCATGATGAGAATTGTGAGGATGCAAATGATGCTCCTGACAGTATTAGAGGTGATGTGGATGGTGAAATGATTGATCCTTGTGCTGAGATGGATGTTGAGCCATCATCCATCTGTATTTCCCCACCCGGGTTGTATTCTGTTGATGAGGTTGTAGCCAGCAATGTCTTTTCAGAGGATGGAGGTAGAGTGTTGACCGAACCACCTCCAAATGATGCTCTTAGTGACGGGAATCGGTTTCAAGATGATATCTTAAATAAAGATTGCCATGAAAGTATGATGGATGTGGAGTCACAGTCCATTGATGTTCCTCCATCAACTAGGGAGTTTCGGGAGCAATGCACAGTGACCCATCAAAATGGTCTCTCAGTCAATGATGTTGGGCCTACAGTTTCTAGCACTCCTGATACTGATCCCAAGACCTCCCCATCTATATCCTTGCCTGTTGGATCACAGGTGGTTGATATGGTTGAAACTTCAGGTTTCATCAAGGAGAATGAAGGGATAGAATTGGAAAGTATTCATGATCACATTGCAGATGATTCTGATGTTAGTCACGATGCAAAGGCAGTTGGCAGCATGATGGCTGAACACACAGAATTGTAG